A region from the Bacteroidales bacterium genome encodes:
- a CDS encoding DUF1987 domain-containing protein, which produces MENISIEPTKKSLEVECSTGYFKLSGNSILSDPRKFFQPIVEWVEDYIKNPVDKTTVDLKLEYVDTASVQSVFDIMRMFKPLQDLDKEVSVNFYFEFDDPELLELGEIMEGRLGIKFNFIEYQ; this is translated from the coding sequence ATGGAAAATATCAGTATCGAACCTACCAAAAAGTCCCTTGAGGTAGAGTGTTCAACAGGCTACTTCAAACTTTCAGGGAACTCCATTCTCTCTGATCCCCGGAAGTTTTTTCAACCCATTGTGGAGTGGGTAGAGGATTATATCAAGAATCCCGTCGATAAGACCACCGTGGACCTGAAACTGGAATACGTGGATACCGCTTCCGTACAGAGCGTGTTTGATATCATGAGAATGTTTAAACCCCTTCAGGACCTGGATAAAGAGGTAAGCGTCAATTTTTACTTTGAATTTGACGATCCCGAACTACTGGAGCTTGGTGAAATTATGGAGGGTCGACTGGGAATCAAATTCAATTTTATTGAATACCAGTAA
- a CDS encoding RsmD family RNA methyltransferase: MRIISGIFRGKRIHPPGNFKARPTTDFAKENLFNILIHQYDLEEMDVLDLFSGTGSISYEFASRGARSVLAVEMAPSHFRFIQETGRSMKMEQLSVIMADVFKFLRKPVLSFDIIFADPPYDHPGLAGLPDLVLSTKILNKEGLFILEHPGNFSFTAHPRFQQHRKYGGVNFSFFS; the protein is encoded by the coding sequence GTGCGCATAATCAGTGGTATATTCAGGGGAAAAAGAATTCATCCCCCGGGGAATTTCAAAGCCAGGCCCACCACCGATTTTGCAAAAGAGAATCTGTTTAATATCCTGATTCACCAGTATGATCTGGAAGAGATGGATGTCCTGGACCTTTTTTCCGGTACGGGCAGTATCTCCTATGAATTTGCTTCCAGGGGTGCACGCTCTGTACTTGCTGTTGAAATGGCCCCTTCCCATTTCAGGTTTATTCAGGAAACCGGCAGATCCATGAAGATGGAACAGCTGAGCGTGATCATGGCAGATGTATTCAAATTCCTCAGGAAACCGGTTCTGTCCTTCGATATCATATTTGCAGATCCGCCCTATGACCACCCCGGACTAGCCGGGCTCCCCGACCTGGTTTTATCCACCAAAATTCTGAATAAAGAAGGCCTTTTTATACTCGAACATCCTGGAAACTTCTCATTCACAGCCCATCCGCGTTTTCAGCAGCACCGAAAATACGGAGGGGTGAATTTCTCCTTTTTTTCCTGA
- a CDS encoding DUF3822 family protein — protein MQADSVISNSITQDIRLKGHQSIRFTPDGFSVLVSDASFTPVYLKNFHLGPDTGSDELLAACGRILDEEELLSMEGETVLITDSMAVTLIPTQFHHPERNREILERICTIEDGSQLQEQYLKARKSYLIYAVPEKIMELSRRVAGEVKILHSSECLISLSDQVRSSDHQRGFVMAEVQAYSLDILVIIQDRIQLLNRYSLTDPSDFIYFTLNTMKQLNLDHESIPVYISGIVHEEHPLHGLLRKYIRNVVHTPYYLENLSKAETLRYMILSEGSKCA, from the coding sequence ATGCAGGCAGACAGTGTAATATCGAATAGTATTACGCAAGATATCAGGCTAAAAGGCCATCAATCCATCCGCTTCACTCCGGATGGATTTTCTGTTTTAGTGTCTGATGCCAGTTTTACACCGGTCTATCTGAAAAATTTTCATCTGGGACCCGACACCGGCTCAGATGAATTGCTCGCTGCCTGTGGACGTATTCTGGATGAAGAGGAGCTTCTTAGCATGGAAGGAGAGACCGTTCTGATTACAGATTCAATGGCAGTGACCTTGATCCCCACGCAGTTCCACCATCCGGAAAGAAACCGGGAGATCCTGGAAAGGATTTGTACCATAGAGGATGGCAGCCAGCTGCAGGAGCAGTATTTGAAGGCCAGAAAATCATACCTGATTTACGCGGTCCCGGAAAAGATCATGGAACTGAGCAGGCGTGTTGCCGGGGAGGTAAAGATCCTTCACAGCTCCGAGTGCCTTATATCTCTTTCGGACCAGGTCAGATCCAGCGATCATCAGCGAGGTTTTGTCATGGCTGAGGTGCAGGCTTATTCGCTTGATATACTTGTAATCATTCAAGACCGGATCCAATTATTGAACCGCTATTCTCTGACAGACCCTTCCGATTTTATTTATTTTACCCTGAATACCATGAAGCAACTTAATCTGGATCATGAATCTATCCCGGTCTACATTTCGGGCATTGTTCATGAAGAACACCCGCTTCATGGCCTGCTGCGAAAATACATCAGGAATGTGGTCCATACGCCTTATTACCTGGAGAATTTAAGCAAAGCCGAGACCCTCCGTTACATGATCCTTTCAGAAGGCAGCAAGTGCGCATAA
- a CDS encoding AAA family ATPase: MLRKFIIDRLLENLEFKPTLSQEDLVRELGGFLASEESGEIMLVKGYAGTGKTTLVKSLVNTLAELKQRSVLLAPTGRAAKVLTAYSGHPAWTIHKKIYRQKAGKDGLGDFVLDRNLHKKTCFIVDEASMIGDRSPDTFFGSGDLLRDLLDYVEAGSECTLILVGDTAQLPPVGLDISPALNRGRLEGFGYRVREIELTDVVRQAEGSGILFNATSIRNLITDGLEEYPSFHFDSYPDISLVNGSEVLESISSSYEHYGASDTIVVTRSNKRANQFNAAIRNQILWREEQLSQGDLLMVVKNNYFWKDVDKRIDFIANGDIIRVEKVIATEEVHGHRFANIRITLPDYQDLELEVKVLLDVIDLEAPSLSYDQQKTLYLSVAEDYPYVSGKKGVAEKISADPFYNALQVKFAYAVTCHKAQGGQWKSVFLDQGYFTDEMLTLDYLRWLYTAFTRASEKLYLVNLAKQFTPR, from the coding sequence ATGCTTAGAAAATTCATAATTGACAGATTGTTAGAGAATCTCGAGTTTAAGCCCACTTTGAGTCAGGAGGATCTGGTCCGTGAGCTGGGGGGCTTTCTGGCATCTGAGGAGAGCGGGGAGATCATGCTGGTGAAAGGCTATGCAGGAACGGGAAAAACCACTCTGGTGAAAAGCCTGGTAAATACGCTGGCTGAATTAAAACAAAGGAGTGTTCTGCTGGCTCCAACGGGAAGAGCCGCCAAGGTACTGACTGCCTATTCGGGTCATCCGGCATGGACCATTCATAAGAAGATTTACCGGCAGAAAGCGGGGAAGGACGGATTGGGAGACTTTGTACTGGATCGGAATCTTCATAAGAAGACCTGTTTCATCGTGGATGAAGCGTCCATGATCGGCGACCGTTCACCAGACACTTTTTTCGGTTCAGGCGATCTGCTCCGCGACTTGCTTGATTATGTGGAGGCAGGCTCGGAATGCACCTTGATCCTGGTAGGGGATACAGCTCAGCTGCCGCCGGTGGGACTGGATATTAGTCCGGCCCTGAACCGAGGACGCCTGGAGGGTTTTGGATACCGTGTCAGAGAAATTGAACTGACCGACGTGGTGCGTCAGGCAGAAGGTTCGGGAATTCTGTTTAATGCCACCTCCATCCGGAACCTGATTACGGACGGGCTGGAAGAATACCCGAGTTTTCATTTCGATTCATACCCCGATATTTCTTTAGTGAATGGGTCTGAGGTGCTGGAATCGATTTCTTCAAGTTATGAACACTACGGGGCTTCGGATACCATTGTGGTGACTCGCTCCAATAAAAGGGCCAATCAATTTAATGCCGCTATCAGGAACCAGATTCTGTGGAGGGAAGAACAGTTATCCCAGGGGGATCTTTTGATGGTTGTAAAAAATAACTATTTCTGGAAAGATGTGGATAAGCGCATCGATTTCATTGCCAATGGAGATATCATCCGGGTGGAGAAGGTCATTGCCACTGAAGAGGTTCACGGGCACAGGTTTGCCAATATACGGATCACCCTGCCCGATTATCAGGATTTGGAGTTGGAGGTGAAAGTGCTTCTGGATGTCATCGACCTGGAGGCTCCGTCCCTGAGCTACGACCAGCAAAAAACTCTTTATCTATCTGTAGCAGAAGATTATCCTTATGTTTCCGGTAAAAAGGGAGTAGCCGAAAAGATATCGGCGGATCCTTTTTACAACGCTCTTCAGGTGAAATTTGCCTATGCGGTTACCTGTCACAAGGCCCAGGGTGGTCAGTGGAAATCGGTTTTTCTGGATCAGGGCTATTTTACCGATGAAATGCTTACCCTGGATTATCTGCGCTGGTTGTATACGGCCTTTACCCGGGCCTCGGAAAAGCTTTATCTGGTCAATCTTGCCAAACAGTTTACTCCCCGATAA
- a CDS encoding secondary thiamine-phosphate synthase enzyme YjbQ, whose protein sequence is MKSFRKELWFEIKKRRELINITSQVEECLRESGVKEGLALVNAMHITSSVFINDDEAGLHHDFEVWLEKLAPEKPYSQYRHNGFEDNADAHIKRTLMGREVVVAITDGRLDFGPWEQIFYGEFDGKRRKRALVKIIGE, encoded by the coding sequence ATGAAATCATTTCGGAAAGAACTCTGGTTCGAAATTAAAAAGCGCAGGGAATTGATCAATATCACTTCCCAGGTGGAAGAGTGTCTGCGGGAGAGCGGTGTAAAGGAAGGACTGGCCCTTGTAAATGCCATGCACATTACCTCTTCGGTTTTTATCAATGATGATGAAGCCGGGTTGCACCACGACTTCGAAGTATGGCTGGAGAAACTGGCTCCGGAAAAACCTTACAGCCAATACAGACACAATGGTTTTGAAGATAATGCGGATGCACACATTAAACGGACACTGATGGGTAGAGAGGTCGTGGTGGCCATTACAGACGGTCGTCTCGATTTTGGGCCCTGGGAACAGATTTTTTACGGAGAATTCGACGGCAAGCGACGCAAACGTGCGCTTGTGAAGATTATCGGGGAGTAA
- a CDS encoding phospho-sugar mutase, translated as MENQNMLKEVSRKAEQWLNSPIDEDSKAAIREMIDHHEAELSESFYRDLEFGTGGLRGIMGVGTNRMNIYTVGMATQGLCNYLLKQFSDREVISVAVAYDCRNNSPLFAEITAQICVANGIKAYLFDGLRPTPELSFAIRQLGCQSGVVITASHNPKEYNGYKAYWEDGAQIIHPHDVNIIREVQKIKSIGDVKFGGDRGKIISLGEEMDALYIDKVVKLSINPELIAAHHDIKIVYTPIHGTGVLLIPRALKKLGFTRIYHVPEQDVVDGNFPTVVSPNPEEPAALDMALKKADAVGADLVMATDPDADRVGIAIRDDRGKLILVNGHQTASLLSYYLLSQWSDRGRLSGKEYIVKTIVTTELIADMARHYQVPYWDVLTGFKFIADIIRKNEDQMTFIGGGEESYGFMIGDFVRDKDAVASCSMLAELAAWARSRSLSIYDILLEMYLKFSCYQESLINVVRKGKSGAEEIQQMMAGFRNNPPEELSGSRVITIHDYLEKQSTNCLTGTKTPLEFPESNVLQFILEDGSKISVRPSGTEPKIKFYFSVSAKLEKREDYKMVKAKLENKILDIQQELKLI; from the coding sequence ATGGAAAACCAAAACATGCTGAAAGAAGTCAGTCGAAAGGCAGAACAATGGCTGAACAGTCCCATCGATGAAGATTCCAAAGCCGCCATTCGCGAAATGATCGACCACCATGAAGCCGAGTTAAGCGAAAGCTTTTATCGCGATCTGGAATTCGGGACCGGTGGATTGCGCGGAATTATGGGAGTGGGAACCAACCGTATGAATATCTATACCGTTGGTATGGCCACCCAGGGACTCTGCAACTACCTCCTTAAACAGTTCAGCGACAGAGAGGTAATCAGTGTGGCCGTAGCATATGATTGCCGGAATAACAGCCCTCTGTTTGCAGAGATCACGGCACAGATCTGTGTGGCCAATGGAATCAAAGCCTATCTCTTTGACGGCTTAAGGCCCACTCCGGAGCTCAGTTTTGCCATCAGGCAATTGGGTTGCCAGAGCGGTGTGGTGATCACTGCTTCGCATAATCCAAAGGAGTATAACGGGTATAAAGCATACTGGGAAGACGGGGCTCAGATTATTCATCCTCACGATGTGAATATCATTCGGGAAGTGCAGAAGATAAAATCCATCGGAGATGTAAAGTTCGGTGGGGACAGGGGGAAAATCATTTCCCTGGGTGAAGAGATGGATGCTCTGTATATAGATAAGGTGGTAAAACTATCCATCAACCCGGAGCTGATTGCAGCTCACCATGATATAAAAATCGTATATACTCCTATCCACGGAACCGGGGTCTTACTGATACCCAGGGCCTTAAAGAAACTGGGGTTCACCCGGATCTATCATGTTCCCGAGCAGGATGTGGTAGATGGAAATTTCCCTACAGTGGTATCTCCCAATCCCGAAGAACCGGCCGCCCTGGACATGGCCCTGAAAAAAGCCGATGCTGTGGGGGCAGATCTCGTCATGGCCACCGATCCGGATGCCGACCGCGTGGGGATCGCTATCCGGGACGACCGTGGTAAACTGATCCTGGTAAATGGTCACCAGACTGCCTCCCTGCTATCCTATTACCTGCTGTCGCAATGGTCCGACCGGGGCAGGCTCAGCGGCAAGGAGTATATTGTAAAGACCATTGTAACTACCGAACTGATTGCCGATATGGCCAGGCACTATCAGGTTCCCTACTGGGACGTACTGACCGGCTTCAAATTCATTGCTGATATCATCCGGAAGAATGAGGATCAAATGACCTTTATAGGTGGAGGTGAGGAGAGCTATGGTTTTATGATCGGCGATTTCGTAAGGGACAAAGATGCGGTAGCCTCCTGTTCCATGCTGGCTGAGCTCGCTGCCTGGGCACGAAGCCGGAGCCTCAGTATCTATGATATTCTGCTGGAAATGTACCTGAAATTCTCCTGCTACCAGGAATCCCTGATCAATGTGGTCAGGAAAGGAAAATCGGGAGCAGAAGAGATCCAGCAGATGATGGCCGGTTTCAGGAATAATCCTCCTGAAGAACTGAGCGGCTCCAGGGTCATTACCATACACGACTACCTGGAGAAGCAGAGCACAAACTGCCTCACCGGGACTAAGACTCCTCTCGAATTTCCTGAATCCAATGTGCTCCAGTTTATCCTTGAAGACGGGAGTAAGATTTCAGTAAGGCCTTCGGGTACTGAACCCAAGATCAAATTCTATTTCAGCGTCTCCGCCAAACTGGAAAAAAGGGAAGACTACAAGATGGTAAAAGCGAAACTGGAAAACAAAATTCTTGATATTCAGCAGGAACTGAAGTTAATCTAA
- the rfbD gene encoding dTDP-4-dehydrorhamnose reductase, with protein sequence MSHVLVTGANGQLGREIKKMRNRFRQTYSFTDVEELDATDLTALKSYLAAKPADFIINCAAYTDVEGAEKEPEQARKLNHDILVNFRDCLEEFRTVRIIHISTDYVYRGEQPRPIREDDPTGPRGVYARTKLEGENVLRGHPRALIIRTSWLYSVFGKNFVKNIINRMDQKSDLRVVYDQVGTPTYAEDLARAIMQIISDVDSDMIQFVPGIFNYSNSGVCSWYDMTMEICRLIGCKAKVVPLESHEFPGAVKRPAYTVLNKTRIQEVYGVDVPYWRTSLERCIQDLL encoded by the coding sequence ATGAGTCATGTTCTGGTAACCGGTGCAAATGGTCAACTTGGAAGAGAAATAAAAAAAATGAGAAACAGGTTCCGTCAGACCTATTCATTTACAGATGTGGAGGAACTGGATGCCACCGATCTGACAGCTTTAAAATCATACCTGGCAGCAAAACCGGCGGATTTTATTATAAACTGTGCCGCATACACAGACGTGGAAGGTGCCGAGAAGGAGCCGGAGCAGGCCAGGAAACTCAATCACGATATCCTGGTTAATTTCAGAGACTGCCTGGAAGAATTCCGGACTGTCCGCATCATCCATATCTCAACCGATTATGTTTACCGGGGCGAACAACCCCGGCCCATCAGGGAGGACGACCCAACGGGCCCCCGTGGTGTATACGCCAGGACCAAACTGGAGGGGGAAAATGTATTGCGGGGGCATCCCAGGGCCCTGATCATAAGAACCTCCTGGCTCTATAGTGTTTTTGGAAAAAACTTTGTAAAAAACATAATCAACCGGATGGATCAGAAAAGCGACCTGAGGGTAGTCTACGATCAGGTGGGCACTCCCACCTATGCGGAGGACCTGGCAAGAGCGATTATGCAGATTATCTCTGATGTGGATTCTGATATGATCCAGTTTGTTCCGGGCATATTCAATTATTCAAACAGCGGGGTTTGCAGCTGGTACGACATGACCATGGAAATATGCCGGCTGATTGGTTGCAAAGCCAAAGTGGTGCCACTGGAAAGCCACGAATTCCCGGGAGCAGTCAAACGTCCGGCTTACACCGTGCTCAACAAAACCAGGATCCAGGAAGTTTATGGTGTCGACGTCCCCTACTGGAGAACAAGCCTGGAGAGGTGTATACAAGATTTGTTATAA
- the rfbC gene encoding dTDP-4-dehydrorhamnose 3,5-epimerase codes for MKIIETGIEGLLVLEPKVIHDPRGYFYESYHKQGLEQSGLRYDFIQDNQSRSVYGVIRGLHYQKVPFAQAKLVRVSEGAVLDVALDIRPGSPSYGKWFAVELSAENFLQLIIPEGFAHGYSVLSDRAILQYKCTEYYHPESEAGIRFDDPTLNIDWKIDPEKAIISEKDRKLPYFVQP; via the coding sequence ATGAAGATAATAGAAACCGGTATTGAAGGACTCCTGGTACTGGAACCAAAGGTGATTCATGATCCCAGGGGATATTTTTATGAAAGCTATCACAAGCAGGGTCTGGAACAGTCAGGACTTAGATATGATTTTATCCAGGACAACCAAAGTCGCTCTGTTTACGGGGTAATCCGGGGCTTGCACTATCAGAAAGTTCCATTTGCCCAGGCCAAGCTCGTCCGGGTAAGTGAAGGTGCTGTTCTGGATGTTGCCCTGGATATAAGACCCGGGTCGCCCAGCTATGGAAAGTGGTTCGCCGTAGAACTCAGTGCGGAAAACTTTTTGCAATTGATCATACCTGAAGGATTTGCACATGGTTATTCGGTGCTTTCGGACCGGGCCATCCTTCAGTACAAGTGCACTGAGTACTATCATCCGGAGTCCGAAGCAGGAATCCGATTTGATGATCCCACTTTGAATATAGACTGGAAAATCGATCCTGAAAAGGCAATCATTTCGGAGAAGGACAGGAAGCTGCCCTATTTTGTACAACCTTAA
- the rfbA gene encoding glucose-1-phosphate thymidylyltransferase RfbA has translation MKGIILAGGAGTRLHPITKSISKQIIPVYDKPMIYYPLSVLMLAGITEILIISTSEDLHLYQNLLDDGSQIGLSLSYTVQPSPDGLAQAFLIGEDFIGHEPVCLILGDNIFYGHGFGNTLKEAAALENGAVVFGYYVSDPNRYGVVEFNPKGEVLSLEEKPEHPKSNYAVTGLYFYGNDVIAKAKTLRPSKRGELEITDLNRLYLEEKRLRVRIMGRGMAWLDTGTQDSLLQAANYIHTIEKRQGLKISCIEEIAYQMKFIDKAQLLVLARQMQNSSYGQYLLNLAKEKLHSSGI, from the coding sequence ATGAAAGGTATTATTCTGGCCGGAGGTGCCGGGACACGGCTTCACCCGATTACAAAGTCCATTTCAAAACAGATCATTCCGGTTTATGATAAACCCATGATCTATTACCCCCTCTCTGTTCTGATGCTCGCAGGAATCACGGAAATTCTCATTATCTCCACCTCCGAAGACCTGCATCTGTATCAAAATCTACTGGATGACGGCAGTCAGATCGGACTCTCTCTGAGTTACACCGTACAGCCTTCACCGGACGGGCTGGCTCAGGCCTTCCTTATAGGGGAAGATTTTATAGGGCATGAGCCGGTTTGTCTGATCCTGGGTGATAATATTTTCTATGGACACGGTTTTGGAAATACACTAAAAGAAGCAGCAGCCCTTGAAAACGGTGCGGTGGTGTTTGGTTACTACGTCTCCGATCCCAATCGGTACGGGGTGGTTGAGTTTAATCCCAAAGGGGAGGTACTAAGCCTGGAAGAGAAACCCGAACATCCCAAATCCAATTATGCAGTGACCGGGCTTTATTTTTACGGGAATGATGTGATCGCAAAGGCAAAAACACTCAGGCCGTCCAAACGGGGCGAGCTGGAGATCACCGATCTGAACAGGCTCTACCTGGAAGAGAAGCGCCTGAGGGTCCGGATCATGGGAAGGGGGATGGCCTGGCTGGATACGGGCACCCAGGACAGCCTTTTGCAGGCTGCCAACTACATACATACCATTGAAAAACGACAGGGACTGAAAATCTCCTGCATAGAAGAAATTGCCTATCAGATGAAATTCATTGATAAAGCACAATTGCTGGTACTTGCCCGCCAGATGCAAAACAGCTCTTACGGGCAATACCTCCTGAACTTAGCCAAAGAAAAACTTCATAGCTCAGGTATTTAG
- a CDS encoding SDR family oxidoreductase has product MKRILVTGGAGFIGSQLCERLLGEGHEVLCLDNYFTGSKKNIAHLLGNPYFELIRHDITSPYFAEVDEIYNLACPASPIHYQYNPIKTVKTSVMGAINMLGLAKRIRSKVLQASTSEVYGDPKVHPQPESYWGHVNPIGVRSCYDEGKRCAETLFMDYHQQNQVRIKIIRIFNTYGPKMHPNDGRVVSNFIVQALQNRDISVYGDGSQKRSFQYVDDLLTGMIRMMETGDQITGPVNIGNPAEFSILELAKKIIDMTGSASKITYLPLPQDDPVQRQPDISLAIKLLDGWNPVVDLETGLEKTISYFDHLLKSSI; this is encoded by the coding sequence ATGAAAAGAATTCTCGTAACCGGTGGAGCTGGTTTTATCGGATCACAGCTGTGTGAACGTTTGCTGGGGGAAGGTCATGAAGTTCTCTGCCTGGACAACTATTTCACCGGGTCCAAAAAAAACATTGCTCACCTGCTCGGGAATCCCTATTTTGAACTGATCCGCCACGATATCACCAGTCCCTATTTTGCAGAAGTGGACGAGATTTATAACCTGGCCTGTCCGGCCTCCCCCATTCATTACCAGTATAATCCCATAAAAACTGTAAAAACCTCTGTGATGGGGGCAATCAATATGCTTGGACTGGCCAAAAGGATCAGGTCCAAAGTGTTACAGGCCTCCACCAGTGAGGTGTACGGAGATCCCAAGGTACATCCCCAGCCCGAGTCCTACTGGGGCCATGTAAATCCCATTGGAGTCCGCTCCTGCTATGACGAAGGAAAAAGGTGTGCCGAGACCCTTTTCATGGACTATCATCAGCAAAATCAGGTGAGAATCAAGATTATCCGGATTTTTAACACCTATGGTCCCAAAATGCATCCCAACGATGGCAGGGTGGTTTCCAATTTTATTGTACAGGCACTTCAGAACCGGGACATAAGCGTCTATGGGGATGGATCCCAGAAAAGAAGCTTCCAGTATGTGGATGATCTGCTTACTGGCATGATCCGGATGATGGAAACGGGCGATCAGATTACGGGTCCGGTCAATATCGGAAATCCTGCAGAATTTTCCATCCTGGAGCTGGCAAAGAAGATTATTGACATGACCGGCTCTGCTTCGAAGATTACCTACCTTCCTCTGCCCCAGGATGACCCGGTTCAGCGCCAACCCGATATCAGTCTTGCAATAAAGCTCCTGGACGGCTGGAACCCGGTGGTGGATCTGGAGACCGGACTTGAGAAAACAATCAGCTATTTTGATCATCTTCTAAAAAGTTCAATATGA
- a CDS encoding UDP-glucose/GDP-mannose dehydrogenase family protein: MKIAVIGTGYVGLVSGTCFAETGITVTCVDIDKKKIENLQQGIIPIYEPGLENMVSNNVENGRLFFSTSLKESLLDCEAVFIAVGTPPDEDGRADLQYVLNVAGEIGKYMQDYLVIATKSTVPIKTAEKVRMKVAEALKQRGLNLEFDVASNPEFLKEGDAINDFLKPDRIVIGRDSDRAEKLMRRLYKPFLLNGHPIIFMDITSAEMTKYAANSMLATKISFMNDIANLCEVVGADVNMVRKGIGSDSRIGNKFIYPGAGYGGSCFPKDVKALIRTGDEYKRSLEILKAVELVNENQKLVIPEKLKAHFGGSLRGKKIGLWGLSFKPHTDDMREAPSIRIIEELSGEGVEIRAYDPVAMEEAKRVLGDKLDFCSDKYETLIDSDGLILVTEWPEFRVLNFGVLKKLMREKVIFDGRNIYDAEEMLEHGFTYYSIGRQAVKP, translated from the coding sequence ATGAAGATAGCAGTTATTGGAACAGGATATGTCGGCCTGGTATCAGGCACCTGTTTTGCAGAAACAGGTATTACGGTCACCTGCGTAGATATTGATAAAAAAAAGATTGAAAACCTGCAGCAGGGAATCATTCCCATTTATGAGCCGGGACTGGAAAACATGGTCAGTAACAATGTGGAAAACGGCCGTCTTTTTTTCAGCACAAGCCTGAAAGAGAGCCTGTTGGATTGTGAAGCGGTTTTCATCGCTGTCGGAACCCCACCCGATGAAGACGGACGTGCCGATCTTCAATATGTGCTCAATGTTGCCGGGGAAATCGGAAAGTATATGCAGGACTACCTGGTCATTGCCACGAAAAGTACAGTTCCCATCAAGACCGCTGAAAAGGTCCGGATGAAGGTTGCTGAAGCACTGAAGCAAAGAGGCCTTAACTTGGAGTTTGACGTGGCATCCAATCCTGAATTCCTGAAAGAGGGTGACGCCATTAATGACTTTCTGAAACCCGACAGGATTGTTATCGGCAGAGATTCGGATCGTGCCGAAAAGCTGATGCGCCGGCTTTATAAACCCTTCCTGCTCAATGGTCATCCGATCATCTTCATGGATATCACCTCGGCCGAAATGACCAAATATGCTGCCAATTCCATGCTCGCAACGAAGATCAGTTTTATGAACGATATTGCCAATTTGTGTGAAGTGGTTGGCGCAGATGTGAATATGGTCAGAAAAGGAATTGGCAGTGATTCACGTATTGGTAACAAGTTTATATATCCCGGAGCCGGTTATGGAGGAAGCTGTTTCCCAAAAGACGTGAAAGCCCTGATCCGCACGGGTGATGAATATAAGCGCTCCCTGGAAATCCTGAAAGCGGTGGAACTGGTTAATGAGAATCAAAAGCTGGTGATTCCCGAGAAATTGAAAGCGCATTTCGGCGGCTCCCTGAGAGGTAAAAAAATAGGACTCTGGGGCCTCTCTTTCAAACCTCACACAGATGATATGAGAGAAGCCCCCTCCATCCGGATTATTGAGGAACTTTCCGGGGAAGGAGTTGAGATCAGGGCTTATGACCCGGTTGCCATGGAGGAGGCCAAACGGGTACTGGGAGATAAGCTGGATTTTTGCAGTGACAAATATGAGACTCTGATCGATTCGGACGGACTGATTCTGGTCACAGAATGGCCGGAGTTTCGCGTACTGAACTTTGGTGTACTGAAGAAACTAATGCGGGAGAAAGTGATCTTTGATGGTCGTAATATTTATGATGCCGAGGAGATGCTAGAGCATGGTTTTACTTATTACAGCATTGGAAGACAAGCTGTTAAACCCTGA